CGGGTGCTGCCTAAGGCCGAATATGAGACGCAGCTACTTGACTATCTTGCTAATAACCTGGAATTAATTGCTGCTGATTATCGCATCACGGCCGAAGAAACGGGCGCTATTCCAATGACTGACCACCCGCTGCCGGCTAGGGTGGGGGCGCGCATCATCAACCTGGGCACCCGCGCCGGGCGGGCCAAGCCCAGCACGGGCTACGCTTTCCGGCGCATTCAGGCGCAGTCGGCGCGGCTAGCGGCAGCACTGGCGGCTACTGGCCAGCCGCCGGCCGACCTCACTGGCGACCGCTGGCAATTTCGCCTGTTCGACACGCTGTTGCTCGACATTATGCAGCGCCAAGGCGAAATGACCCGTGACATCTTCCGGCAGCTATTTGAGCGCAACCCGGTGGCGCGCATCTTCCGGTTTCTGGACGAAAAAACCAGCTGGACCGATAATCTGCGCGTGATGAGCTCGGTGGCACCTGGGCCGTTTATGCGTTCCATCGCGCACGTGCTGCGCGGCCGGCCAGGGCAGCGCAAAGACTCGGCGGGTTAAAAGGGGTTGCGCATGGTTTTCGGTAGGCTGCTGCCAGCCTCACCTCGCGAAACCCCTTTTAACCCGGCGAAGCCTTGCGCTCTAAGAATTCCCGCTCGGCCCGCACCGCTTCTGCACTGATAGGCACCAGTGGCGGCCGGGGCCGCGACAGATTAAGCAAAAAGCCGGGCATCTCGGCTAGGCTATCCAGGTCGTGGGTGCTGCACAAGATGGTGCGCTTTTCAACAGTTACCCAATCACTTAATAAGGAAAAAACGCGCCGCCGGTGGTATACGTCGAGTTGCTGCGTAGGCTCGTCGAGCAGGTACAGCGGGGCCGCTTGCAGGCTGAGTTGAGCTAGCCACACCAGCTGCTGCTCGCCGCCCGATAGCTGCCGAAAATCCTGGCTAGCCAGGTGGCTGGCGCCCACGGCCGCTAGGGCCGCGTCGGCGCGGGCATAGTCGTGGGCCCCGTAAGTGCTAAATAAGCCGTGGTGGCGGTAGCGGCCCATCACCACCAGCTCGCGCACGGCCAGGCTGAAGTCGAGCGCCCCGCGCTGGGGCAGGTAGCCCAGCCGCCGGGCCAGCGCCGGTGCGCGCAGCGTGCGTAGCTCCTCGGGGCCACTCAGCCGCACCGAGCCCTGGTAGGGCAGCTGCCCCGTGAGCACCCGAAACAGCGTGGTTTTGCCCGCGCCATTGTGCCCCAGCACGGCCACGAAGGTGGGCGCAGCGGGTAGTACTAACGAAAAATCGCGGAGTAGCACCCGGCTGGGGTACCCCGCGATTAAGTTTTCAATGAACAGTGAATAGTGAGCAGTGGACAATTGTGCTTGATTTACAATTGATAACTAATCCCTACTCACTGGTAACTAACCTAGTACTCGTCCTCGTTGAACATGAAGTCCTCCTTAGTCGGATAGTCGGGCCACACCTCTTCGATGTTTTCGTAGGGCTGCCCATCGTCTTCCAGACCTTGCAGGTTTTCAACCACTTCCATCGGGGCGCCCGAGCGGATAGAAAAGTCGATTAGTTCGTCTTTGGTGGCGGGCCAGGGCGCATCTTCCAAGTAGGAAGCAAGTTCAAGAGTCCAGTACATAGTAGAAAATTGGAAAGACGGGAAAAAAGGTTGCTAAATATAAGCTGCTCGGTTGCTACGCAAGCATACTAACGAAGGTTAGCCCGTGATGGGGAGTTGAAAAAGGGCAATCAGCTCCGTTTTCGTTTGAATTTTTCGCTCGAAGGTGCGAATTTTTCCTTGCAATAGCTGCCGGAACTGGTCATTGGCGGGCGAAGAGTTGAGCTTGCCCAGGTTATCCTTGAGCGTAGCCAGCTCCTGGCGGTCGCTCTCAATAAACTTGCGTAGGGCCACCGTGGCGGCCTGGGCGCGCTCGGCGGGGGCTAGCGGGGCCGCTCCTTCGGCCTGGCGCTTGCGTAGGTAGTAGTCCAAAGCACTCATTTCGAATACTTTATCGCAGGCCAGCATGAAGCGCTGCCAGAGCTGGTCGCTCTCGGGGCCGCGCACCGCACCGCTTTGCTTCCACTCGGCTTGCAGGTTTTTGGCCTGGGTCACGCCCTGGTTGGGCGGCAGGGCAATGAGGGCCTCGGCGCGCTTGGCTAGCTCACGCTTGCGCAGCAAGCTTTCCTCGGGCGAGCCGGGCGCGGCGCCGGGGCGCACTTCGGGCGGCCGCTGGGTTTCGATATGCTTTTTGAGTCGCTCGAAAAAATGATTGTTGGCGGCCCGGAATTTCGTCCACAGCTCAGCGGCCTGCTTTTTGGGCAAGGTGCCGTTGACTTCGCGCCAAGCCGTCTGCAACTGCTTGAGCTGGCGCGAGGTAGCCTCAAACTGGTCGGAGTTTTTCAGCGCCTCAGCCTGGTTCACCAGTTCGCGGTAGCGCTCCACGGTGCGGCGGGCCAGCGCCTTGCGGTCGGTCTGGAAGGCTTTGCGGCGGTCAAAGAAGTTCTGCACCGCGCCGTGAAAGCGGGTTTCCAGTTCCTCAGTCAACGCCTTATCCACGGGGCCGGTTTTGAGCCAGGCCTGGCGCAGTTCCTTCACGGTTTCACTGGCCGAAATCCACTCCACGGTATCGCGCAGGGCCTCGGCCTGGGCAATGAGGCTGATTTTGGTGGCCAGGTTCTTTTCGCGGTTGCGGGCCACCGATACGTTGAGCTGCTCCTCGGCCTCCTTGAGGCGGCGGTGCAGGCTCTCGTAGTCGCCGAGGCCGTCGTGCTGCTTGGTTTGCTCCTGCAGGTGCAGCAGCTTCATCAGAAAAGACCCTTGATTATCAGCAGCTTGCAGGCGTTGCAAGAGCTCGTCGATTTTAGTCCGAAAGGCTTCGTATCGCTGGGCGAAGTAGCGCAGCGCATCATCGTCGGTGTCTTTTACCTGGCCGATGCGGCGGGCTGGCTGGCCCAAAACGGGGCGCAGCCACACGCCCCCGTCTTCCACGTAGCCATAGCGGCGAGCTTCCGTGAGCGGGTGGTCGGTGAGTTCCATTGGGGAATGGGAAAGATAGAGTGAGGCAAAAACGTCGGCGAGCGCGGCAGTCGGCCCCGAACGTGATAGGGGAATGAATTACAAGTTTACGCGGAAAATTGGTTGTGAGCGCTTAGCAGGACGTACTTCCGGGCATTAGGTTTCCGAATGAGGCCAGTTCATGCGGGGCTTTAAGCGTTAATCTTGATTTTGAGGCCCCGCAGTCGACTTTTTTTTCGGGCCGACGCGGCCTAGCCAAGCTGCTTTTACACGGTAGCTTTGTGAAATTCCACGCATCCTTCCGCCTATTCTCATGTCCGACCAGCCCACCATTATTTTCAGCATGGCCGGGGTAAGCAAAATTTACCCCCCGCAGAAACAAGTTCTCAAAAATATTTACCTCTCATTTTTTTACGGCGCCAAAATTGGTGTGCTCGGCCTCAACGGCTCGGGTAAGTCGAGCCTCTTGAAAATCATTGCCGGCGTCGATAAGCAGTTTCAGGGTGAGGTGGTGTTTTCGCCCGGCTACTCGGTGGGCTACCTTGAGCAAGAGCCCCAACTCGACCCTAGCAAAACCGTGCGCGACGTGGTAGAGGAAGGCGTGGCCGAAACCGTGGCCTTGCTCAAAGAATACGACGAAATCAACGAAGCCTTCGGAGCTGAAGATGCCGACTTCGACAAGCTGCTCGAGCGACAGGGCACCGTGCAGGAGCGCCTCGACCAGCTCGACGCCTGGAACCTGGACAGCAAGTTGGAGCGCGCCATGGACGCCCTGCGCACCCCGCCCCAAGAAGCCGTCATCGGCAACCTTTCGGGCGGCGAGAAGCGCCGCGTGGCGCTGTGCCGCCTGCTACTGCAAGAGCCCGACGTGCTGCTGCTGGATGAGCCCACCAACCACCTCGACGCCGAAAGCGTGCTGTGGCTGGAGCAGCATTTGCAGCAGTACAAGGGCACTGTTATCGCCGTAACCCACGACCGGTATTTCCTCGACAACGTGGCGGGTTGGATTCTGGAGCTGGACCGGGGCACCGGTATTCCGTGGAAAGGCAATTATAGCTCGTGGCTGGAACAGAAAACCGACCGGCTAGCCAAGGAAGAAAACTCGGAAAGCAAGCGCGCCAAGACTTTGCAGCGTGAGCTGGACTGGGTGCGCATGTCGCCCAAAGCCCGCCAGAGCAAGGGCAAGGCCCGCCTGGCCAACTACGAGAAACTGGCCGGCGAAGAAGCCAAGGACAAAGAGCAGAAGCTGGAGCTGTTTATCCCCGACGGCCCGCGCCTGGGCGCGCAAGTAATTGAGGCGGAGAATCTGCGCAAAGCCTTCGGCGATAAGCTGCTGTTTGAGAACCTGAGCTTCTCGCTGCCGCAGGGCGGTATCGTGGGCATCATCGGGCCCAATGGCGCGGGCAAAACCACGCTCTTCCGCATGATAACCGACCAACTGGCGCCCGACGCGGGTACGTTCGTAGTGGGCCCCACGGTGCAAACGGCCTACATCGACCAGCAGCACGACTCGCTCGATGGCAGCAAGTCGGTGTTTGACACCATCACGGGCGGCACCGAAACCATGCTGCTAGCTGGCCGGCCCGTCAACTCGCGGGCCTACGTCAGCAAGTTCAACTTCGGCGGCGGCGACCAGGAGAAGAAAGTTGGTACCCTCAGCGGGGGCGAAAAGAACCGGGTGCACCTAGCTATGACGCTCAAGCAGGGCGCCAACCTGCTGCTGCTCGACGAGCCGACCAACGACCTGGACGTAAATGCCATCCGGGCCTTGGAAGACGCGCTGGAAAACTTCGCCGGCTGCGCCGTCATCATCAGCCACGACCGCTGGTTTCTGGACCGGCTAGCCACCCACATTCTGGCCTTCGAGGGCGACTCGGAAGTAGTGTGGTTCGAGGGCAACTTCACCGACTACGAGGAAGCCAAGCGCAAGCGCCTCGGCGATGTGGAGCCCAAGCGCGTGCGCTATAAGAAGTTGAACTAATAATTTTAAGGTAAACAAAAAGGCCGTGGTGCAGAATCCTGCGTTACGGCCTTTTTGCTTCATGATAGGCTAGCCACGTTTTTGGCTAGGTAGCCCCAGCGGGTGCAGCTACTTTATGCTATAAGGCGGTTTCCTCCTTCACGTCGTAGCGGTCGAGCATCATCACCTTGTCCCAAACCTTTACAAAGGCTTTGACGAAGCGCTTATGGCCGTCGCGGCCGGCGTACACCTCCGCTACGG
The genomic region above belongs to Hymenobacter sp. BRD128 and contains:
- the ettA gene encoding energy-dependent translational throttle protein EttA translates to MSDQPTIIFSMAGVSKIYPPQKQVLKNIYLSFFYGAKIGVLGLNGSGKSSLLKIIAGVDKQFQGEVVFSPGYSVGYLEQEPQLDPSKTVRDVVEEGVAETVALLKEYDEINEAFGAEDADFDKLLERQGTVQERLDQLDAWNLDSKLERAMDALRTPPQEAVIGNLSGGEKRRVALCRLLLQEPDVLLLDEPTNHLDAESVLWLEQHLQQYKGTVIAVTHDRYFLDNVAGWILELDRGTGIPWKGNYSSWLEQKTDRLAKEENSESKRAKTLQRELDWVRMSPKARQSKGKARLANYEKLAGEEAKDKEQKLELFIPDGPRLGAQVIEAENLRKAFGDKLLFENLSFSLPQGGIVGIIGPNGAGKTTLFRMITDQLAPDAGTFVVGPTVQTAYIDQQHDSLDGSKSVFDTITGGTETMLLAGRPVNSRAYVSKFNFGGGDQEKKVGTLSGGEKNRVHLAMTLKQGANLLLLDEPTNDLDVNAIRALEDALENFAGCAVIISHDRWFLDRLATHILAFEGDSEVVWFEGNFTDYEEAKRKRLGDVEPKRVRYKKLN
- a CDS encoding DUF349 domain-containing protein; this translates as MELTDHPLTEARRYGYVEDGGVWLRPVLGQPARRIGQVKDTDDDALRYFAQRYEAFRTKIDELLQRLQAADNQGSFLMKLLHLQEQTKQHDGLGDYESLHRRLKEAEEQLNVSVARNREKNLATKISLIAQAEALRDTVEWISASETVKELRQAWLKTGPVDKALTEELETRFHGAVQNFFDRRKAFQTDRKALARRTVERYRELVNQAEALKNSDQFEATSRQLKQLQTAWREVNGTLPKKQAAELWTKFRAANNHFFERLKKHIETQRPPEVRPGAAPGSPEESLLRKRELAKRAEALIALPPNQGVTQAKNLQAEWKQSGAVRGPESDQLWQRFMLACDKVFEMSALDYYLRKRQAEGAAPLAPAERAQAATVALRKFIESDRQELATLKDNLGKLNSSPANDQFRQLLQGKIRTFERKIQTKTELIALFQLPITG
- a CDS encoding DUF2795 domain-containing protein is translated as MYWTLELASYLEDAPWPATKDELIDFSIRSGAPMEVVENLQGLEDDGQPYENIEEVWPDYPTKEDFMFNEDEY
- a CDS encoding ABC transporter ATP-binding protein — protein: MLLRDFSLVLPAAPTFVAVLGHNGAGKTTLFRVLTGQLPYQGSVRLSGPEELRTLRAPALARRLGYLPQRGALDFSLAVRELVVMGRYRHHGLFSTYGAHDYARADAALAAVGASHLASQDFRQLSGGEQQLVWLAQLSLQAAPLYLLDEPTQQLDVYHRRRVFSLLSDWVTVEKRTILCSTHDLDSLAEMPGFLLNLSRPRPPLVPISAEAVRAEREFLERKASPG